One genomic window of Carassius auratus strain Wakin chromosome 14, ASM336829v1, whole genome shotgun sequence includes the following:
- the tgfb5 gene encoding transforming growth factor beta-2, with translation MWFINLTLLVLKLSVSAEGFSTCQSYSLDDHKSKRIEAVRGQILSKLRIRSPPDPEANRSPESVPVEVMLLYNSTKELLKERARQAEVACERESSEEDYYAKEVQRINMMPLRADTNSIHPVPQSPYFRIVGFDVTNVERNSSTLVKAEFRIFRAPNPQARTTEQRVEIYQILKSEDMTAPSQRYIDSRTVEPRAKGAWLSVDVTETVKEWMAFRERNLGLKISVHCPCCTFVPSTNNIVPNKSEELEARFAGIDDDIIKHNRRPGMTSGQIEFSTKTPHLILTLLPTDRLDIPTKRNRKKRSAADTSICSRTDQGCCLRSLYIDFRRDLNWKWIHEPKGYKANFCAGNCPYLWSADNHYNMIIPLYNKMNPEASASPCCVPQDLEPLTIVYFLGRTPRVEQLSNMVVRSCKCR, from the exons ATGTGGTTCATCAATCTAACTTTGCTCGTTCTCAAGCTGTCTGTGTCTGCGGAGGGATTCTCCACGTGCCAATCCTACAGCTTGGACGACCACAAATCTAAAAGGATCGAGGCGGTGCGCGGACAGATTTTGAGCAAGCTGCGCATCCGGAGCCCTCCGGATCCCGAAGCCAATCGTTCACCGGAGTCGGTACCGGTGGAGGTGATGTTACTTTACAACAGCACGAAGGAGCTGCTGAAGGAGCGCGCGCGCCAGGCCGAAGTCGCGTGCGAGCGGGAGAGCAGCGAGGAGGACTATTACGCCAAAGAGGTGCAGCGGATCAATATGATGCCACTGCGCGCAGATACGA ACTCAATCCACCCGGTTCCTCAGAGCCCGTACTTCAGGATAGTGGGCTTCGACGTCACCAACGTGGAGCGAAATTCCAGTACTTTAGTCAAAGCAGAATTTCGCATCTTCAGAGCACCAAACCCACAGGCGCGCACCACAGAGCAGCGTGTGGAAATATACCAG ATTCTCAAATCTGAAGACATGACAGCACCGTCTCAGAGGTACATTGACTCTAGAACAGTTGAGCCTCGTGCCAAGGGGGCGTGGCTTTCTGTCGACGTCACTGAGACTGTGAAGGAGTGGATGGCGTTCAGAG AGAGGAATCTCGGACTCAAGATCAGTGTTCACTGTCCCTGCTGTACATTCGTCCCTTCCACAAACAATATTGTCCCTAACAAGAGCGAAGAGTTGGAAGCCAGATTTGCAG GTATTGATGACGACATTATAAAGCATAACAGAAGACCAGGCATGACTTCTGGACAGATTGAATTCAGCACAAAAACTCCCCATTTGATACTCACCCTGCTGCCCACCGACCGTCTGGACATTCCCACTAAGAGAAACCGCAAGAAGAGATCAGCAGCGGACACATCCATATGCTCACg AACTGATCAGGGCTGCTGTCTGAGGTCTCTGTATATCGATTTTCGTCGGGACTTGAACTGGAAGTGGATCCACGAGCCAAAAGGGTACAAAGCTAATTTCTGTGCGGGGAACTGTCCTTACCTATGGAGTGCAGACAATCACTACAACATG attatCCCGCTGTATAATAAAATGAATCCAGAAGCATCAGCATCTCCGTGTTGTGTTCCTCAGGACCTGGAGCCCCTCACCATTGTTTATTTCCTAGGCCGAACCCCCCGTGTGGAACAGCTCTCCAACATGGTGGTCCGGTCCTGCAAGTGCCGTTGA
- the trmt112 gene encoding multifunctional methyltransferase subunit TRM112-like protein — protein MKLLTHNMLTSHVKGVTKGYPLIIKATEVKVNELEFNSQFVSRMIPKLEWGALIQAAEWLGQSQDLPSTLIPDYEKDEEFLRKVHRILLEVEVIEGSLQCPESGREFPISKGVPNMLLNEGE, from the exons ATGAAGCTGTTAACGCATAACATGTTAACATCCCACGTGAAAGGTGTGACTAAAGGATACCCACTTATTATCAAG GCAACAGAAGTGAAAGTGAATGAGCTGGAGTTCAATTCTCAGTTTGTGAGCCGGATGATCCCTAAACTGGAGTGGGGTGCACTGATCCAGGCAGCAGAATGG CTTGGACAGTCTCAAGACCTGCCCAGTACTCTCATACCAGACTATGAAAAGGACGAGGAATTCCTGCGGAAAGTTCACAGAATTCTTCTGGAG GTTGAGGTTATAGAGGGATCTTTACAGTGTCCTGAATCTGGCAGAGAGTTCCCGATCTCCAAAGGTGTTCCCAACATGCTACTCAATGAAGGCGAGTAG
- the kcnk4a gene encoding potassium channel subfamily K member 4, translating to MRYTTLLTILAAVLLYLVLGALVFGWLESSREEWAHHELLTSRITFLQNHSCVTPYSLRAFTEKVVDAIEAGVDARSTLNYTSRWDPSNAFFFCGTIITTIGFGNVSPKTKGGQLFCIFYALVGIPMFGILLAGVGDHLGTLLRRAVAKIEPLFLRKGVKPTSVRVISAVFSILIGCIVFIAVPTMVFQEVESWSLLEAVYFVVITLTTVGFGDYVAENRRDGTPLYKPLVWLWIVFGLAYFASILTMVGNWLRVLSKKTRAEMEELRAHATDWTQNIQNMSMDFRIPVPLDLNDPFQLQRRRRRKRHRRHRRPRLAHGISLDADVIRENGHLILGWPVCKYTPGSDIRSEALSRSRSWCRLDEAYEVRPGSRQTVGPASRSVSRLELNPPSRPVSRAISRSPSESGTGSETPSESWSEYENESNSRNSADVESRAEGSLRSESRRDVPVVVVDSCSPPRPSLLDFFGENLAYIDESSDTLSDRVKPAGQNRQRKAKRRNMTRQIPHSYPVGLQREITSELQPPSHPPTPPPQT from the exons ATGCGGTACACAACACTGTTGACCATCCTGGCAGCCGTGCTCCTGTATTTGGTGTTGGGGGCTCTGGTCTTCGGCTGGCTGGAGTCGTCCAGGGAGGAATGGGCTCACCATGAGCTGCTGACGTCTCGAATCACTTTCCTACAGAACCACAGCTGCGTCACCCCTTACAGTCTGAGAGCGTTCACAGAG AAAGTGGTTGATGCCATTGAAGCAGGTGTAGATGCCAGAAGCACATTAAATTATACCAGCAGATGGGATCCATCCAATGCTTTTTTCTTCTGCGGTACCATCATCACTACTATCG GCTTTGGAAATGTTTCGCCCAAGACAAAAGGCGGTCAgttgttctgtattttttatgCTCTGGTGGGGATCCCCATGTTTGGGATACTGTTAGCAGGGGTTGGAGACCACCTGGGCACCCTCCTGAGGAGAGCAGTGGCAAAGATAGAGCCTCTGTTCTTG CGTAAGGGTGTGAAGCCCACCAGTGTCCGTGTCATCTCCGCGGTCTTCTCCATCCTGATTGGCTGCATAGTCTTCATCGCCGTGCCGACCATGGTGTTTCAGGAAGTGGAGAGCTGGAGCCTGTTGGAAGCCGTGTACTTTGTCGTGATCACCCTGACCACTGTGGGCTTCGGGGACTATGTGGCAG AGAATAGGAGAGATGGCACGCCCCTGTACAAGCCGTTGGTGTGGCTGTGGATAGTGTTTGGTCTGGCGTATTTCGCATCTATCCTCACTATGGTTGGGAACTGGCTTAGAGTGCTGTCAAAGAAAACACGTGCAGAG aTGGAGGAGCTGAGAGCCCATGCAACAGACTGGACTCAGAACATCCAGAACATGTCCATGGACTTCCGTATTCCCGTGCCACTGGATCTCAATGACCCCTTTCAGCTCCAGCGGCGACGTAGACGGAAGCGTCACCGCCGTCATCGCCGCCCAAGATTGGCTCATGGGATCTCCCTCGATGCAGATGTCATCCGAGAGAACGGACACCTGATTCTCGGATGGCCTGTGTGCAAGTACACCCCAGGGTCTGATATCAGGTCTGAAGCACTGTCCCGGTCCAGGTCGTGGTGTAGGTTAGATGAGGCGTATGAGGTGAGACCAGGATCGAGGCAGACAGTAGGACCAGCGTCAAGATCCGTCTCAAGATTAGAGCTGAATCCACCATCAAGACCCGTATCCAGAGCCATTTCCAGGTCCCCTTCAGAATCTGGAACGGGATCCGAGACACCTTCGGAATCCTGGTCGGAATATGAAAATGAATCAAATTCCCGTAACTCAGCGGACGTGGAGTCTAGAGCTGAAGGGTCTCTTAGATCAGAGAGTCGGAGGGATGTTCCTGTCGTCGTGGTTGACAGTTGCAGTCCACCTCGTCCCTCTCTTCTGGACTTCTTTGGTGAGAACCTGGCATACATCGACGAGTCCTCGGACACTCTTAGTGATCGGGTCAAACCTGCTGGACAGAACCGCCAACGCAAAGCCAAGAGAAGGAACATGACGAGACAGATTCCCCACTCGTATCCTGTAGGACTCCAGAGGGAGATCACTAGTGAACTACAACCTCCATCACACCCTCCAACACCTCCACCTCAAACCTGA